In Trifolium pratense cultivar HEN17-A07 linkage group LG7, ARS_RC_1.1, whole genome shotgun sequence, a genomic segment contains:
- the LOC123898642 gene encoding alpha,alpha-trehalose-phosphate synthase [UDP-forming] 1-like isoform X1 — MPGNKYNGDSNHIPGRVERLLRERELRKSGNRGIQSNNEQLLGDEYLEQEDHNVEKIPVKEGNRVERQENDDHGKYRQRLLVVANRLPVSAIRKGEDSWSLEISAGGLVSALLGVKEFEARWIGWAGVNVPDVVGQKTLTKALAEKRCIPVFLDEEIVHQYYNGYCNNILWPLFHYLGLPQEDRLATTRSFQSQFLAYEKANQMFADVVNQHYEEGDVVWCHDYHLMFLPKCLKKYNSKMKVGWFLHTPFPSSEIHRTLPSRSELLHSVLAADLVGFHTYDYARHFVSACTRILGLEGTPYGVEYQGKLTRVAAFPIGIDSERFIRALDLTQVQENMKELQERFKGRKVMLGVDRLDMIKGIPQKILAFEKFLEENAYWRDKVVLLQIAVPTRTDVPEYQKLTSQVHEIVGRINGRFGSLTTVPIHHLDRSLDFHELCALYAVTDVALVTSLRDGMNLVSYEFVACQEKKKGVLILSEFAGAAQSLGAGAILVNPWNVTDVATAIGRALNMLPAEREKRHKHNFLHVKSHTAQEWAGTFVSELNDTVIEAQLRTRQVPPRLPTDIAIRRYLHSTNRLLILGFNGTLTEPVEKTGDQIKEMELKVHPELRQPLTALCSDPNTTVVVLSGSGRKVLDDQNFKEYDMWLAAENGMFLQPSKGEWMTTMPEHLNMEWVDSVKHVFEYFTERTPRSHFDFEERETSLVWNYKYADVEFGKLQARDMLQHLWTGPISNSSVEVVQGSRSVEVRAVGVTKGAAIDRILGEIVHSKSMTSPIDYVLCIGHFLGKDEDLYTFFEPDLPSIGVSLPRSKSTTEAVKFPAEKKQALKIPASSKNGPKSLSQNKVQKPVSNSDQKKTNNQICSSPRRPAQENTSWNVLDLKKENYFSCAVGRNRTNARYTLASPDHVVEFLMELADALPHSLLYS; from the exons ATGCCAGGGAATAAATACAACGGTGATTCAAATCATATACCAGGTCGTGTAGAGAGGTTATTAAGAGAAAGAGAGTTAAGGAAAAGTGGAAATAGAGGAattcaatccaacaatgaacAGTTGTTGGGTGATGAATATTTGGAGCAGGAGGATCACAATGTTGAGAag ATACCCGTAAAAGAGGGAAATAGAGTTGAGAGGCAAGAAAATGATGATCATGGGAAATATAGACAGAGACTTTTGGTTGTGGCAAACAGGTTGCCCGTGTCGGCAATAAGGAAAGGTGAAGATTCTTGGTCTTTGGAGATCAGTGCAGGTGGCTTAGTTAGTGCTCTCTTAG GTGTGAAGGAGTTTGAGGCAAGGTGGATAGGTTGGGCCGGAGTGAATGTTCCAGACGTGGTTGGACAGAAGACACTCACTAAAGCATTAGCCGAAAAg AGGTGTATCCCTGTATTTCTGGATGAAGAGATTGTTCATCAATATTACAATGGTTATTGCAACAACATTTTATGGCCCCTTTTCCATTACCTTGGACTTCCACAAGAAGACCGTCTTGCAACAACTCGCAGTTTCCAATCTCAATTTTTGGCCTATGAGAAAGCGAATCAAATGTTTGCTGATGTTGTGAACCAACACTATGAAGAGGGTGATGTTGTTTGGTGCCATGATTACCATCTTATGTTCCTCCCAAAATGCTTAAagaaatataatagtaaaatgAAAGTTGGGTGGTTTCTTCACACCCCTTTTCCTTCTTCTGAAATTCATAGGACGCTGCCTTCTCGTTCTGAGCTCCTGCATTCTGTTCTTGCAGCTGATTTAGTTGG TTTTCACACGTATGATTATGCAAGACATTTTGTTAGTGCTTGTACTCGCATCCTTGGACTTGAGGGTACACCTTATGGGGTTGAGTATCAAGGGAAGCTAACTCGAGTTGCCGCA TTTCCAATAGGGATTGACTCGGAACGATTTATACGTGCACTAGACCTTACTCAGGTGCAGGAGAATATGAAAGAATTGCAAGAAAGATTCAAAGGCAGAAag GTAATGTTAGGCGTTGATCGGCTTGATATGATTAAAGGAATTCCTCAAAAAATTCTAGCATTTGAAAAGTTTTTGGAAGAAAATGCTTATTGGCGCGATAAAGTAGTTTTGCTTCAAATCGCTGTCCCAACAAGAACAGATGTTCCTGAAT atcAAAAGCTTACAAGTCAGGTTCATGAAATTGTCGGTCGCATCAATGGACGATTTGGATCATTGACTACTGTTCCTATACATCACCTG GATCGCTCTCTTGACTTTCATGAACTATGTGCTTTGTATGCAGTTACTG ATGTAGCGCTAGTCACATCTTTAAGGGATGGAATGAATCTTGTCAGCTATGAATTTGTGGCCTGCCAGGAGAAAAAGAAAGGGGTTCTCATTCTTAGTGAA TTTGCTGGTGCAGCCCAGTCTCTTGGTGCTGGGGCAATTCTCGTCAATCCGTGGAATGTTACAGATGTTGCTACTGCAATTGGAAGAGCTCTGAATATGCTACCTGCAGAAAGAGAAAAGAGACATAAGCATAATTTTCTTCATGTGAAATCCCACACTGCACAAGAATGGGCAGGAACGTTTGTAAG TGAACTAAATGATACTGTTATTGAGGCACAACTAAGGACAAGACAAGTTCCGCCTAGGCTTCCAACTGACATTGCAATCAGACGTTATCTACACTCAACTAATAGATTGCTCATTTTG GGATTCAATGGAACTTTAACTGAACCAGTTGAGAAAACTGGAGATCAGATTAAAGAAATGGAACTTAAGGTGCATCCTGAATTGAGACAACCCTTGACAGCACTTTGCAGTGATCCAAATACCACAGTAGTTGTTCTCAGTGGAAGTGGTAGAAAAGTCCTAGATGAT CAGAACTTCAAAGAATACGACATGTGGTTGGCAGCAGAGAATGGGATGTTTTTACAACCTTCAAAGGGTGAATGGATGACAACAATGCCAGAGCATCTGAATATGGAATGGGTCGACAGCGTGAAG CATGTTTTTGAGTACTTCACAGAAAGAACACCGCGGTCACATTTTGATTTCGAGGAGAGGGAAACTTCACTTGTTTGGAATTACAAATATGCAG ATGTTGAGTTTGGTAAACTTCAAGCAAGAGACATGCTGCAACATCTATGGACAGGTCCGATTTCTAATTCGTCGGTTGAAGTTGTTCAAGGGAGCCGATCTGTTGAAGTTAGAGCTGTTGGTGTTACAAAG GGAGCCGCTATTGACCGCATCCTTGGTGAGATAGTTCATAGCAAATCCATGACATCACCAATTGATTATGTTCTTTGTATAGGACATTTTCTGGGGAAG GATGAAGATCTTTATACCTTTTTTGAGCCAGATCTTCCATCTATTGGTGTGAGTCTTCCGCGAAGTAAGTCAACAACAGAAGCAGTAAAGTTTCCTGCTGAGAAGAAACAAGCTTTAAAGATCCCAGCTAGTAGTAAAAATGGACCAAAATCATTATCTCAAAATAAGGTACAAAAACCAGTCTCAAATTC
- the LOC123898642 gene encoding alpha,alpha-trehalose-phosphate synthase [UDP-forming] 1-like isoform X2 gives MPGNKYNGDSNHIPGRVERLLRERELRKSGNRGIQSNNEQLLGDEYLEQEDHNVEKIPVKEGNRVERQENDDHGKYRQRLLVVANRLPVSAIRKGEDSWSLEISAGGLVSALLGVKEFEARWIGWAGVNVPDVVGQKTLTKALAEKRCIPVFLDEEIVHQYYNGYCNNILWPLFHYLGLPQEDRLATTRSFQSQFLAYEKANQMFADVVNQHYEEGDVVWCHDYHLMFLPKCLKKYNSKMKVGWFLHTPFPSSEIHRTLPSRSELLHSVLAADLVGFHTYDYARHFVSACTRILGLEGTPYGVEYQGKLTRVAAFPIGIDSERFIRALDLTQVQENMKELQERFKGRKVMLGVDRLDMIKGIPQKILAFEKFLEENAYWRDKVVLLQIAVPTRTDVPEYQKLTSQVHEIVGRINGRFGSLTTVPIHHLDRSLDFHELCALYAVTDVALVTSLRDGMNLVSYEFVACQEKKKGVLILSEFAGAAQSLGAGAILVNPWNVTDVATAIGRALNMLPAEREKRHKHNFLHVKSHTAQEWAGTFVSELNDTVIEAQLRTRQVPPRLPTDIAIRRYLHSTNRLLILGFNGTLTEPVEKTGDQIKEMELKVHPELRQPLTALCSDPNTTVVVLSGSGRKVLDDNFKEYDMWLAAENGMFLQPSKGEWMTTMPEHLNMEWVDSVKHVFEYFTERTPRSHFDFEERETSLVWNYKYADVEFGKLQARDMLQHLWTGPISNSSVEVVQGSRSVEVRAVGVTKGAAIDRILGEIVHSKSMTSPIDYVLCIGHFLGKDEDLYTFFEPDLPSIGVSLPRSKSTTEAVKFPAEKKQALKIPASSKNGPKSLSQNKVQKPVSNSDQKKTNNQICSSPRRPAQENTSWNVLDLKKENYFSCAVGRNRTNARYTLASPDHVVEFLMELADALPHSLLYS, from the exons ATGCCAGGGAATAAATACAACGGTGATTCAAATCATATACCAGGTCGTGTAGAGAGGTTATTAAGAGAAAGAGAGTTAAGGAAAAGTGGAAATAGAGGAattcaatccaacaatgaacAGTTGTTGGGTGATGAATATTTGGAGCAGGAGGATCACAATGTTGAGAag ATACCCGTAAAAGAGGGAAATAGAGTTGAGAGGCAAGAAAATGATGATCATGGGAAATATAGACAGAGACTTTTGGTTGTGGCAAACAGGTTGCCCGTGTCGGCAATAAGGAAAGGTGAAGATTCTTGGTCTTTGGAGATCAGTGCAGGTGGCTTAGTTAGTGCTCTCTTAG GTGTGAAGGAGTTTGAGGCAAGGTGGATAGGTTGGGCCGGAGTGAATGTTCCAGACGTGGTTGGACAGAAGACACTCACTAAAGCATTAGCCGAAAAg AGGTGTATCCCTGTATTTCTGGATGAAGAGATTGTTCATCAATATTACAATGGTTATTGCAACAACATTTTATGGCCCCTTTTCCATTACCTTGGACTTCCACAAGAAGACCGTCTTGCAACAACTCGCAGTTTCCAATCTCAATTTTTGGCCTATGAGAAAGCGAATCAAATGTTTGCTGATGTTGTGAACCAACACTATGAAGAGGGTGATGTTGTTTGGTGCCATGATTACCATCTTATGTTCCTCCCAAAATGCTTAAagaaatataatagtaaaatgAAAGTTGGGTGGTTTCTTCACACCCCTTTTCCTTCTTCTGAAATTCATAGGACGCTGCCTTCTCGTTCTGAGCTCCTGCATTCTGTTCTTGCAGCTGATTTAGTTGG TTTTCACACGTATGATTATGCAAGACATTTTGTTAGTGCTTGTACTCGCATCCTTGGACTTGAGGGTACACCTTATGGGGTTGAGTATCAAGGGAAGCTAACTCGAGTTGCCGCA TTTCCAATAGGGATTGACTCGGAACGATTTATACGTGCACTAGACCTTACTCAGGTGCAGGAGAATATGAAAGAATTGCAAGAAAGATTCAAAGGCAGAAag GTAATGTTAGGCGTTGATCGGCTTGATATGATTAAAGGAATTCCTCAAAAAATTCTAGCATTTGAAAAGTTTTTGGAAGAAAATGCTTATTGGCGCGATAAAGTAGTTTTGCTTCAAATCGCTGTCCCAACAAGAACAGATGTTCCTGAAT atcAAAAGCTTACAAGTCAGGTTCATGAAATTGTCGGTCGCATCAATGGACGATTTGGATCATTGACTACTGTTCCTATACATCACCTG GATCGCTCTCTTGACTTTCATGAACTATGTGCTTTGTATGCAGTTACTG ATGTAGCGCTAGTCACATCTTTAAGGGATGGAATGAATCTTGTCAGCTATGAATTTGTGGCCTGCCAGGAGAAAAAGAAAGGGGTTCTCATTCTTAGTGAA TTTGCTGGTGCAGCCCAGTCTCTTGGTGCTGGGGCAATTCTCGTCAATCCGTGGAATGTTACAGATGTTGCTACTGCAATTGGAAGAGCTCTGAATATGCTACCTGCAGAAAGAGAAAAGAGACATAAGCATAATTTTCTTCATGTGAAATCCCACACTGCACAAGAATGGGCAGGAACGTTTGTAAG TGAACTAAATGATACTGTTATTGAGGCACAACTAAGGACAAGACAAGTTCCGCCTAGGCTTCCAACTGACATTGCAATCAGACGTTATCTACACTCAACTAATAGATTGCTCATTTTG GGATTCAATGGAACTTTAACTGAACCAGTTGAGAAAACTGGAGATCAGATTAAAGAAATGGAACTTAAGGTGCATCCTGAATTGAGACAACCCTTGACAGCACTTTGCAGTGATCCAAATACCACAGTAGTTGTTCTCAGTGGAAGTGGTAGAAAAGTCCTAGATGAT AACTTCAAAGAATACGACATGTGGTTGGCAGCAGAGAATGGGATGTTTTTACAACCTTCAAAGGGTGAATGGATGACAACAATGCCAGAGCATCTGAATATGGAATGGGTCGACAGCGTGAAG CATGTTTTTGAGTACTTCACAGAAAGAACACCGCGGTCACATTTTGATTTCGAGGAGAGGGAAACTTCACTTGTTTGGAATTACAAATATGCAG ATGTTGAGTTTGGTAAACTTCAAGCAAGAGACATGCTGCAACATCTATGGACAGGTCCGATTTCTAATTCGTCGGTTGAAGTTGTTCAAGGGAGCCGATCTGTTGAAGTTAGAGCTGTTGGTGTTACAAAG GGAGCCGCTATTGACCGCATCCTTGGTGAGATAGTTCATAGCAAATCCATGACATCACCAATTGATTATGTTCTTTGTATAGGACATTTTCTGGGGAAG GATGAAGATCTTTATACCTTTTTTGAGCCAGATCTTCCATCTATTGGTGTGAGTCTTCCGCGAAGTAAGTCAACAACAGAAGCAGTAAAGTTTCCTGCTGAGAAGAAACAAGCTTTAAAGATCCCAGCTAGTAGTAAAAATGGACCAAAATCATTATCTCAAAATAAGGTACAAAAACCAGTCTCAAATTC